A genomic window from Salvia splendens isolate huo1 chromosome 11, SspV2, whole genome shotgun sequence includes:
- the LOC121753603 gene encoding KRR1 small subunit processome component homolog yields the protein MADFEEENNRNDGSDAVEKPRTRHKGKHDKDKPWDDPSIDHWKVDKFDPSWNEGGMLEVSSFSTLFPQYREKYLQECWPIVKGALKEHGVACELNLVEGCMTVSTTRKTRDPYIIIKARDLIKLLSRSVPAPQAVKILNDEMQCDIIKIGNLVRKKEQFVKRRQHLVGPNSSTLKALEILTGCYILVQGSTVAAMGSYKGLKQVRKVVEECIMNKMHPVYNIKILMMRRELAKDPALANENWERFLPKFKKKNVKQKKVKAKDKKPYTPFPPPQQPSKVDLLLESGEYFLSDQKKQAKKWQEKQEKQEAKVAETKRKREEAFVPPEEPSKEVPKHTDDNNDVAALASSLKKKAKDFSKQKSAEKIDAASYIAAPSGTSAKKKSKRS from the exons ATGGCGGAttttgaagaagaaaacaaCAGAAATGACGGCAGTGACGCCGTGGAGAAGCCGCGGACAAGGCATAAGGGGAAGCACGACAAGGATAAGCCCTGGGATGACCCCAGCATCGATCATTGGAAAGTCGATAAATTTGATCCATCGTGGAACGAGGGCGGCATGTTAGAAGTTAGCTCATTTTCTACTCTCTTTCCTCAATACAGAG AAAAATATTTGCAAGAGTGCTGGCCGATAGTGAAAGGTGCATTGAAAGAGCATGGTGTTGCTTGTGAATTAAATTTG GTTGAGGGCTGTATGACAGTTTCAACAACCAGGAAGACGAGGGACCCCTATATAATCATTAAGGCTAGAGATCTCATTAAGCTTTTATCACGAAGTGTTCCTGCTCCTCAG GCAGTAAAGATTCTTAATGATGAGATGCAGTGCGACATAATCAAGATTGGGAACTTGGTCCGCAAAAAG GAACAATTTGTTAAAAGAAGGCAACACTTAGTGGGACCCAATTCTTCTACCCTTAAG GCacttgaaattttaactgggtgcTATATTCTAGTTCAG GGGTCCACAGTTGCAGCAATGGGTTCATATAAAGGTCTAAAACAAGTTAGGAAGGTTGTCGAAGAATGTATTATGAATAAAATGCATCCAGTATACAACATCAAG ATCCTAATGATGAGGAGAGAGCTTGCTAAAGATCCTGCTCTTGCAAATGAGAATTGGGAAAGATTTCTTCCGAAGTTTAAGAA GAAAAATGTCAAACAGAAGAAAGTTAAGGCTAAAGATAAGAAACCTTACACACCTTTCCCTCCACCACAACAACCTAGTAAG GTTGATTTGCTACTGGAAAGTGGAGAGTATTTCTTGAGTGATCAGAAGAAGCAAGCTAAGAAGTGGCAGGAGAAGCAAGAGAAACAAGAAGCTAAAGTGGCTGAAACCAAAAGGAAACGAGAAGAGGCATTTGTTCCTCCTGAG GAACCTAGCAAAGAAGTTCCAAAGCATACCGATGACAATAATGATGTTGCTGCTCTTGCATCTTCTCTGAAG AAAAAAGCCAAGGATTTTAGCAAACAAAAATCTGCTGAGAAGATTGATGCAGCGTCATATATTGCAGCTCCTAGTGGCACATCTGCTAAAAAGAAATCGAAGCGTTCTTGA
- the LOC121753602 gene encoding elongation factor 2-like, whose amino-acid sequence MVKFTADELRAIMDLKHNIRNMSVIAHVDHGKSTLTDSLVAAAGIIAQEVAGDVRMTDTRADEAERGITIKSTGISLYYQMSDESLKSYKGERHKNDYLINLIDSPGHVDFSSEVTAALRITDGALVVVDCVEGVCVQTETVLRQALGERIRPVLTVNKMDRCFLELQVDGEEAYQTFQRVIENANVIMATYEDPLLGDVQVYPEKGTVAFSAGLHGWAFTLTNFAKMYAAKFGVDESKMMERLWGENFFDPATKKWTTKPTGSASCKRGFVQFCYEPIKQIINTCMNDQKDKLWPMLQKLGISMKSEEKDLMGKALMKRVMQTWLPASSALLEMMIFHLPSPATAQKYRVENLYEGPLDDQYATAIRNCDPNGPLMLYVSKMIPASDKGRFFAFGRVFAGKVSTGLKVRIMGPNYVPGEKKDLYTKSVQRTVIWMGKKQETVEDVPCGNTVALVGLDQFITKNATLTNEKEVDAHPIKAMKFSVSPVVRVAVQCKVASDLPKLVEGLKRLAKSDPMVVCTIEESGEHIVAGAGELHLEICLKDLQDDFMGGAEIVKSDPVVSFRETVLERSCRTVMSKSPNKHNRLYMEARPLEEGLAEAIDDGRIGPRDDPKIRSKILAEEFGWDKELAKKIWCFGPETTGPNMVVDMCKGVQYLNEIKDSVVAGFQWASKEGALAEENMRGICYEVCDVVLHADAIHRGGGQVIPTARRVIYASQITAKPRLLEPVYLVEIQAPEQALGGIYSVLNQKRGHVFEEMQRPGTPLYNIKAYLPVIESFGFSSTLRAATSGQAFPQSMFDHWEMMASDPLEPGTQASTLVTDIRKRKGLKENMTPLSEFEDRL is encoded by the exons ATG GTGAAGTTCACAGCAGATGAGCTCCGTGCTATCATGGACCTCAAGCATAACATTCGTAATATGTCTGTTATTGCCCATGTTGATCATG GAAAGTCCACCCTAACAGATTCTCTTGTTGCTGCTGCTGGAATTATTGCCCAAGAGGTTGCTGGGGATGTTAGAATGACAGACACTAGAGCTGATGAAGCTGAACGTGGCATCACAATCAAGTCCACTGGTATCTCATTGTACTATCAAATGAGTGATGAGTCCTTGAAGAGTTATAAGGGAGAACGCCACAAGAACGATTACCTCATCAATCTTATTGATTCACCTGGGCACGTAGATTTCTCTTCTGAAGTGACTGCTGCACTCCGTATCACTGATGGTGCTCTTGTGGTGGTGGACTGTGTTGAAGGTGTGTGCGTCCAGACTGAGACTGTCCTACGACAGGCACTTGGTGAAAGAATTAGGCCCGTCTTGACTGTTAACAAGATGGACAGATGTTTCCTGGAACTCCAAGTGGACGGAGAGGAAGCATATCAGACATTCCAGAGGGTTATTGAAAATGCCAATGTCATCATGGCCACATATGAGGATCCGTTGCTTGGTGATGTTCAGGTTTACCCAGAGAAAGGGACTGTTGCCTTTTCTGCTGGTCTGCACGGTTGGGCTTTTACTTTGACAAACTTTGCTAAGATGTACGCAGCCAAGTTTGGTGTTGATGAGTCCAAGATGATGGAAAGGCTTTGGGGAGAGAATTTCTTTGACCCAGCCACTAAGAAGTGGACCACCAAGCCAACTGGATCTGCCTCCTGCAAACGCGGTTTTGTTCAGTTCTGCTACGAACCCATCAAGCAGATCATCAATACGTGCATGAATGACCAGAAAGACAAGTTGTGGCCTATGTTGCAGAAGCTTGGCATATCGATGAAGTCTGAGGAGAAGGATTTGATGGGGAAAGCTCTGATGAAGCGTGTTATGCAGACATGGCTTCCTGCCAGCTCTGCTCTGCTGGAGATGATGATATTCCATCTCCCCTCACCAGCCACAGCTCAAAAGTATCGTGTGGAGAACCTGTACGAAGGACCACTAGATGATCAGTATGCAACTGCCATCAGGAACTGTGATCCTAATGGCCCTCTCATGCTCTACGTGTCTAAGATGATTCCAGCCTCTGACAAAGGTAGATTCTTTGCTTTCGGCCGTGTGTTTGCTGGGAAGGTCTCAACAGGTTTGAAGGTCCGAATCATGGGCCCGAACTACGTTCCTGGTGAGAAAAAGGACTTGTACACCAAGAGTGTTCAGAGGACTGTGATTTGGATGGGTAAGAAGCAGGAAACAGTCGAAGATGTGCCTTGTGGTAACACAGTTGCCTTGGTTGGTCTTGATCAGTTCATCACCAAGAATGCTACACTGACAAACGAGAAAGAAGTTGATGCTCATCCAATCAAAGCCATGAAGTTCTCTGTCTCACCCGTTGTTCGTGTTGCCGTGCAGTGCAAGGTTGCATCCGACCTGCCGAAGCTTGTTGAAGGTTTGAAGCGTTTGGCGAAATCCGACCCCATGGTTGTCTGTACCATTGAGGAATCTGGTGAGCATATTGTTGCTGGGGCTGGAGAGCTGCATCTTGAGATCTGTTTGAAGGACTTGCAGGATGATTTTATGGGCGGTGCTGAGATTGTAAAATCTGATCCTGTTGTTTCCTTCCGTGAGACGGTCCTGGAGAGGTCGTGCCGTACAGTTATGAGCAAATCACCTAACAAGCACAACAGGCTGTACATGGAAGCAAGACCACTGGAAGAGGGTTTAGCTGAGGCCATCGATGATGGGCGCATTGGTCCAAGGGATGATCCCAAGATTCGGTCAAAGATCTTGGCAGAGGAATTTGGGTGGGACAAGGAGCTTGCTAAGAAAATTTGGTGCTTTGGTCCTGAAACGACTGGTCCCAACATGGTTGTGGATATGTGTAAGGGAGTGCAGTACCTGAATGAAATCAAGGACTCTGTTGTTGCTGGTTTCCAATGGGCATCTAAGGAAGGTGCATTGGCCGAAGAAAACATGCGAGGCATTTGCTACGAGGTTTGTGATGTGGTTCTTCACGCTGATGCTATTCACAGAGGTGGTGGGCAGGTTATTCCCACTGCAAGGAGGGTCATCTATGCCTCCCAGATTACAGCAAAGCCTCGGCTTTTGGAACCCGTGTACCTTGTCGAGATCCAGGCACCAGAGCAAGCTCTTGGTGGAATCTACAGTGTGCTGAATCAGAAGCGTGGTCATGTGTTCGAGGAAATGCAGAGGCCAGGCACTCCTCTCTACAACATTAAGGCGTACCTTCCCGTTATTGAGTCCTTTGGTTTCTCAAGTACCCTGAGAGCTGCAACCTCTGGGCAGGCGTTCCCACAGTCCATGTTTGATCACTGGGAGATGATGGCTTCGGATCCTCTTGAACCAGGTACCCAGGCGTCTACCCTCGTCACTGATATTCGCAAGAGGAAGGGTTTGAAGGAGAACATGACTCCTCTTTCAGAGTTCGAGGATAGGCTATGA